The Armatimonadota bacterium genome window below encodes:
- the merA gene encoding mercury(II) reductase codes for MDQADLVILGSGSTAFAAALRAAELGHTAIMTESRTLGGTCVNRGCLPSKNLIEAARIYWEAQHPRYPGLRPAALGLDFTRLIRQKDEVVEAYRDKKYASIVADAERIRVIEGRAAFAPDGAVDVNGRRIRGRHYLIATGSRPVIPAIEGLDEVPYLTSDLLASGEEVELRELPRSLVIVGGGYIALELGQMFHRFGAQVTILERGPRLLRGFEPEAGLAIAEILREEGVRVETGTPVRRVQRDGEGILVSGDREGTPVRFRAERLLIAAGRAPTTDALGLEHVGVRRDPEGFVIVDAFLRTTASNIWAAGDVIGGHTGAQLATPVGAHDGGIAARNALTGERRAVDHTVIPRTDPPIAAVGLTDEEANRRGHRCHCGTIPMSVVPRAGAVRDPRGLIKMVLDGDTKKVLGVTMVGREAGEVIHEAAMALRFGASVHDFIDMVHVYPTMAEALKIAALSFFKDVERLSCCAE; via the coding sequence ATGGACCAGGCTGATCTCGTCATCCTCGGCTCCGGATCGACGGCGTTTGCCGCCGCGCTGCGGGCGGCCGAGCTCGGGCACACGGCGATTATGACCGAGTCGCGCACTCTCGGCGGGACCTGCGTGAACCGCGGCTGCCTGCCGAGCAAGAACCTCATCGAGGCCGCCCGGATCTACTGGGAAGCGCAGCATCCCCGTTACCCCGGGCTGCGGCCGGCCGCCCTGGGGCTCGACTTCACCCGGTTGATCCGTCAGAAGGACGAGGTCGTCGAAGCGTACCGCGACAAGAAGTACGCGTCGATCGTCGCGGACGCCGAACGCATCCGGGTCATCGAGGGGCGGGCCGCCTTCGCCCCCGACGGTGCCGTCGACGTCAACGGGAGGCGCATCCGGGGGCGCCACTATCTGATTGCCACCGGCAGCCGCCCGGTGATCCCGGCGATCGAGGGGCTGGACGAGGTGCCGTATCTGACCTCCGATCTGCTCGCCTCCGGAGAAGAGGTCGAGTTGCGGGAACTCCCGCGGTCCCTCGTCATCGTGGGCGGGGGCTACATCGCCCTCGAGCTGGGACAGATGTTCCACCGCTTCGGCGCGCAGGTGACGATCCTGGAACGCGGCCCCCGCCTGCTCCGGGGCTTCGAGCCCGAGGCCGGTCTTGCGATCGCGGAGATCCTCCGCGAGGAAGGCGTGCGGGTCGAGACCGGCACGCCGGTGCGGCGCGTCCAGCGGGACGGCGAGGGTATCCTGGTGTCCGGCGACCGTGAGGGGACGCCGGTACGGTTCCGGGCGGAGCGGCTGCTGATCGCAGCCGGCCGCGCGCCCACTACGGATGCCCTCGGGCTCGAGCACGTCGGCGTGCGGCGCGACCCGGAAGGGTTCGTGATCGTCGACGCCTTCTTGCGCACCACCGCGTCCAACATCTGGGCCGCAGGCGACGTGATCGGCGGACACACCGGGGCTCAGCTGGCGACGCCGGTCGGCGCCCACGACGGCGGGATCGCCGCGCGGAACGCGCTCACGGGCGAACGGCGCGCGGTCGATCACACGGTGATTCCTCGCACCGACCCACCGATCGCCGCCGTGGGCCTCACCGATGAGGAAGCGAACAGGCGGGGACACCGCTGCCACTGCGGGACGATTCCCATGTCCGTCGTCCCGCGCGCCGGCGCCGTCCGGGATCCGCGCGGACTGATCAAGATGGTGCTGGATGGGGACACGAAGAAGGTGCTCGGCGTGACGATGGTCGGCCGCGAGGCGGGAGAAGTCATCCACGAGGCGGCGATGGCGCTGCGGTTCGGCGCCTCCGTGCACGATTTCATCGACATGGTGCACGTCTATCCGACGATGGCGGAGGCGCTGAAGATCGCCGCCCTGTCCTTCTTCAAGGATGTCGAGCGGCTCTCGTGCTGCGCGGAGTGA
- a CDS encoding haloacid dehalogenase type II, with protein MSGSVLIFDVNETLLDLRAMDPLFLQVFGDAAVRPQWFQQFVQNFLVTIVVGPYTDFGTIGRGALDMVAQRLGRSLGEEDRRRILGAIRELPPHPEVHESLERLRSAGFRLGTLTNSTRAVAEAQMRSSGLVGLFEQILSAEEVRRLKPAPEPYRMAAERFGVAVGQVRLVAAHAWDVAGALRAGCKAAFVARSGMVLDPIQPAPDIVGRDLAEVAAGIIATDAPA; from the coding sequence GTGTCCGGATCCGTTCTCATCTTCGACGTGAACGAGACGCTGCTCGACCTGCGGGCGATGGATCCGCTCTTCCTGCAGGTCTTCGGCGACGCCGCGGTACGTCCTCAGTGGTTTCAACAGTTCGTGCAGAACTTTCTGGTGACCATCGTCGTGGGGCCGTACACCGACTTCGGGACCATCGGGCGGGGCGCGCTCGACATGGTCGCGCAGCGGCTGGGAAGATCCCTCGGCGAGGAAGACCGGCGGAGGATTCTTGGGGCGATTCGCGAGCTCCCGCCGCACCCCGAGGTGCACGAGAGCCTGGAGCGGCTCCGATCCGCCGGGTTCCGGCTTGGGACGTTGACGAACTCGACCCGGGCCGTCGCCGAGGCGCAGATGCGCAGCAGTGGCCTCGTCGGCCTGTTCGAACAGATCCTCTCCGCGGAGGAGGTTCGGCGCCTCAAGCCGGCGCCCGAACCCTACCGCATGGCCGCAGAGCGCTTCGGCGTGGCCGTCGGCCAGGTCCGTCTCGTGGCGGCGCATGCCTGGGATGTGGCGGGGGCCCTGCGCGCCGGGTGCAAGGCGGCATTCGTCGCTCGCTCCGGCATGGTGCTCGATCCAATCCAGCCCGCGCCGGACATCGTGGGGCGGGACCTCGCCGAGGTCGCGGCCGGGATCATCGCCACGGATGCGCCGGCCTGA
- a CDS encoding ECF transporter S component: MSTQQLVFLGVAGALAFLLMATLQIPVLPQAPYLRYDPSDAVALLAGVVYGPGAGVAVVLVKDLLYLVFRARGPFGPLADFIAAATFVAATAWTFRRTRGSFGARLLGSALAGTAARVLIMIPANFVILHLQFGLSPDRVQAMLLPILIPFNALKAAANAVLALVVGEPFLRRTKGIPTDPAGRA; this comes from the coding sequence ATGAGCACGCAGCAGCTGGTCTTCCTCGGCGTGGCGGGTGCGCTGGCCTTTCTGCTCATGGCCACGCTGCAGATTCCCGTGCTGCCCCAGGCACCCTACCTGCGTTACGACCCCAGCGACGCGGTGGCCCTGCTCGCCGGCGTCGTCTACGGCCCCGGGGCGGGCGTGGCCGTCGTTTTGGTCAAAGACCTCCTCTACCTGGTGTTCCGGGCCCGCGGGCCCTTCGGACCGCTGGCCGACTTCATCGCGGCGGCGACCTTCGTGGCCGCGACGGCCTGGACCTTCCGCCGGACCCGCGGGTCCTTCGGGGCCCGGTTGCTCGGGTCGGCCCTGGCCGGCACCGCCGCCCGGGTGCTGATCATGATCCCCGCCAACTTCGTCATCCTCCACCTGCAGTTCGGTCTGTCTCCGGACCGTGTGCAGGCCATGCTCCTCCCCATCCTCATTCCCTTCAACGCGCTGAAGGCCGCGGCCAATGCCGTGCTGGCCCTCGTGGTCGGCGAACCCTTCCTCCGTCGCACCAAGGGGATCCCGACGGACCCCGCGGGCCGCGCCTGA
- a CDS encoding glutaredoxin family protein, giving the protein MKEFLRQKGIDYVEKDISRDEQALNELTDKGFFATPVTVIDGEAVVGFNRTRLEQLLGI; this is encoded by the coding sequence GTGAAGGAGTTCCTTCGCCAGAAAGGCATTGATTACGTCGAGAAGGACATCAGCCGGGACGAGCAGGCGCTCAACGAGCTCACCGATAAGGGCTTTTTCGCCACCCCGGTGACGGTGATCGACGGCGAGGCCGTGGTGGGGTTCAACCGGACCCGGCTCGAGCAGCTGTTGGGTATCTGA
- a CDS encoding CoA-binding protein — MAVDREEMRRILTTAKTIAVVGLSNNPDRPSYEAASYLKAAGYRIIPVNPTISEALGEKAYASLRDIREPVDVVQIFRRPEEVPQVVDDAIAIKAKAVWMQPGAENEAAAARARAAGLLVVVGACMMVAHRRFVG, encoded by the coding sequence ATGGCCGTTGACCGGGAGGAGATGCGCAGGATCCTGACCACGGCGAAAACGATCGCCGTGGTGGGGCTCTCCAACAATCCCGATCGGCCCAGTTATGAAGCGGCCAGCTACCTCAAAGCGGCTGGCTACCGCATCATTCCCGTCAACCCCACGATCAGCGAGGCGCTCGGGGAGAAGGCCTACGCCAGCCTGCGTGACATCCGCGAACCGGTAGATGTGGTGCAGATCTTCCGGCGGCCGGAGGAAGTGCCGCAGGTGGTAGACGACGCCATCGCCATCAAGGCGAAAGCGGTGTGGATGCAGCCGGGCGCGGAAAACGAAGCCGCGGCGGCCCGGGCCCGGGCCGCCGGGCTCCTGGTTGTGGTCGGCGCCTGCATGATGGTGGCCCACCGCCGGTTCGTGGGCTGA
- a CDS encoding YbaK/EbsC family protein, with product MSSATERVLEALQARGLAAEITEFPQSTRTAAEAAAAVGTSVAQIVKSLVFLADGRPVLVLASGANRVDPVKLAAACGAHSARRADAETVRAVTGFAIGGVPPVGHATPLPVILDRDLLRYEVVYAAAGTPHAVFPIAPDRLREITGAAVADIKET from the coding sequence ATGTCTTCGGCCACGGAGCGTGTCCTGGAGGCGTTGCAGGCCAGAGGCCTGGCGGCCGAGATCACAGAGTTTCCCCAGAGCACCCGCACCGCGGCGGAGGCGGCCGCCGCCGTGGGGACGAGCGTCGCGCAGATCGTGAAGTCTCTGGTGTTTCTGGCCGACGGACGGCCCGTGCTGGTGCTGGCCTCCGGCGCCAACCGCGTCGATCCGGTCAAACTGGCCGCGGCCTGCGGCGCCCACAGCGCGCGACGCGCCGACGCCGAGACCGTTCGGGCGGTCACCGGGTTCGCCATCGGCGGAGTCCCGCCGGTCGGGCACGCCACCCCGCTGCCCGTCATCCTGGATCGGGATCTGTTGCGCTACGAGGTGGTCTACGCCGCGGCCGGAACGCCCCACGCCGTCTTCCCCATCGCCCCGGACCGGCTGCGGGAGATCACCGGGGCCGCCGTCGCCGACATCAAGGAGACCTGA